The genome window CGCCGGGCTGCTCCCAGAAGCGCCCCAGGCGCGCATGCTCGCCGGCGAGCGCCGCGCACAGCGCGTCCCAGTCGGCCGGCCTGGCCTGGAGTTCATAGACCAGGGCCAGCGCCAGCTCGGCCACGGTGTCGCCATAGCTGTTGCCGCTCGCCTCGCCCCGGCCGCCGCAGGCGCGCAGGGCGCGCGCCACGGCGTCGACGTAGAGGGCGAGCGCGGCGTCCCGGTCCGGCTCCAGCAGCAGGGCTGGGTCGACGCGGGCGAACGCCTGCAGGGAACAGTGTCCCAGCAGTTTGCGGACCTGCTCCCAACCATGCTCCTGATACCGGGTCCCCGGCAAACGCATACCTACCTCGTCCTCGATGGCCTCCGCATATGGCGGATTGAAACAAATAATGCCATACAAACACAAATTCGAGGCGCTCAGGAAGCGGCTATTTCCCCTTCTGTTCCCCGGACTGTTGTTCCATGTGCTGCAGCAGCGCGGCCACCAGCGGGGCCGCGTGCGCACCGCCGGTCGCCGCCGAATGGCTGACGAAGCTAGCGAAGGCCAGGCGCCGGGTCTGGCCGGGCAGGCTGCCGGGCTCCAGCCAGCCCATGAACCAGACCGTGGCCAGGCCGTCCGCGCCGGTGGGCGCGGTGCCGGTCTTGCCGAACAGGCCGGGGCGCAGCCGATCGAAGGCGGGGGCGCGGAACACCCCGGCGGCGGTGCCACGCTCGATCACGCCCTTCATGCCGGCCCGCACCCGGTCCAGGCGCACCCCGAGCGCTTCCCCGCGCCCTTCCCTAGCGGCGCGTCCGTCGAGTTCCAGCAGAAGGCGGGGCGCGACCGCGCGGCCCTGTCCGACCGCGCCCGCCACCATGGCCATCTGCAGGGGCGTGGCCTGCATGCGCAGGCCGATCGCCATCTGGCGCAGCTCGTGGCGGGTGAGCACGGGGTCGAGCTGGGAGGCGCTGGCCTGGAGCGCATCCCACTCGGCCCAGCGGTAGTCGGCGGGCAGCAGCCCACCGTCCAGGCGCAGCGCGCTGCCGAAGCCGAGCCGTCTTGCCATTGCGTCAACGGGACGCAGACTGGCGAAGGCGCCCGCTTCCAGTTCGCGCGCGCCGGGCACGCCGCCTTCCGGCTGGCCCAGCAGGGTGCGGTCGCTCAGCTCCGCGCTCCAGGCGAACCAGGTGTTGACGCTGTAGGCGAGCGCCTGGCCGAGCCCCAGCCGGCCGGCGTCGGCGCGGCTGGCGGCTTGCTGCTCGCGGAAATTCGTGACATGGGCGCCGGCGCCGCCCTCGGGATAGCGCGCGCTGGCGCTGCGGAAGGCATAGCCGCCCGTTTGCGCCAGTCGGTCGATCTCGGCCAGCGGCATGCCGGACAGCAGCGCGTCCAAGCGCGGATCGCGCCGCGCCGCCGCCTCCAGGCCGAGCGCGGTCACCACCTTGAAGGTCGAGCCGGGGGCGCGCCAGGCGCCGCCGTCATGCTGGAAAGCCGGGATGCGCAGCGGGCTGCGGGCCGGGTCGGCGCGGTCGAAGTCGCGCAGCTCCGGCCAGCGCGCCGGATCGGCTTCGCCCTGGGCGCTGGAGGCGGCCGCCAGGATGTCGCCCTGCTCGGCATCCAGCAGCACCAGGCCGGCCTGGCGCCCTGCCGGAGGCGCGCGCCCGCCGGCGCAGGCGCGGCCGTCCCACCTGCCCTCGCGCAGGCCGATGCAGTCCAGCACCGCCTGGGCCTGGCCTTGCAGCGCCAGGTCCAGGCTCAGGCGCGCCTCGTGCGCCGAGCCGCCCAGGCGCGCCAGCATGCCGGCGACGCTGCCGGCGTGGGCCCGATGCACGCCCAGCAGCGGCCCCAGGCCGGCCTCCAGCGCGGCGGACGCCGGCTGGCCGTCGCCCCACAGCGGCTTGCCTTCCCGGTCGAGCAGGCGTACCGGGGCGCGGCCGGGCGCGGCGCCGCCAGCGGCGGCCGGCACCGGATACCAGGCGAGGCGCCCTCCGTCCAGGCGCAGGTGGCGGTAGGCCGCATCGCTGCCGCCGGACAGCGCGGCCAGGTCGAGCGGCGCCACCTCCAGCCCGATCCGGGCGGCGCCCGGCTCGGGCGTGAGGATCAGGTGCTGGACCGCGCCGGCGTCAGGGCAGGCGCGCCCTTCGCAGGCGCCGGCGATGCTGGCGCGCGCTCCCTCGACCGCCAGCACGCGGCCGGCCAGCAGCAGCTCGACCGGCGCGCCGCCGGCCGGGGCGCTCAGGCGCACGCGCTGGCCGCCACGCCCGGCGTCCCAGTCGGCGACCCGGTTCCAGGGCGCCCAGCCTTCCGGCAGGCGCGCGAACAGGCGCATCGCCGCCACCGGCAAGCCTTCCGCGACCCCGGCCGGCGCGCCGGACAGCAGCGCCTGGAAGGGTATCGGGTTGGACGGACGCAGGCGCCAGGCCAGCAAGCGCCGTTCGCTATTGAAGATACGTACCTGTTCGCGCAGGTAGGCGCCGTCGGCGCGGTAATACAGGCGTTCGAGCAGGCGGCGGTCGCCCTGGTCCAGGTGCAGGTGCTCCCAGCCCGGCAGCGGCGCACGGGCGCCGGGGTCGGCCGCATGCCAGGCGACCAGGTCGCGCGGGGCCAGCTCGGCCAGGCCGTCGCGGTTCAGGCGCAGCAGCCCGCGTGCGCGCAACTGCTCGAACAGGGCCTGGTCTTCCATGCCCGGCGCGGGCGTGGCGGGCACCCGGTAGCTGCCGGGCGCGAGGCGCAGCGCCACCGGTTCGGCGCCCGGCGCGAAGGCCTGCAGCAGCGCCGGCGCCAGGCTGGCGGGATCGGGAAGGTAGCGCTGGACCAGCAGCTCGCCCGCCTCGGGGCAGGCGCGGCTGGGACGGCGCAGGAAGCGCAGCGCCTCGCCCTGCCACGCCAGCCAGCCGCTGCGGCCCAGCGGGGCCGCGCCCTCGGCGGCGCGCACCACCCGTCCGCCGGTGGCGTCGCTGACCCAGGCGGTCCCCGCGCTCCCTTTCCACGCGATCGAGAGTCCCGGGTCGGCGCCCGCCGCCGCCTTGCCGCTCAGGGTCACGCGCGGCATGGACGATCCGGGCGCGCCCAGAAGCACGGTGCGCGGCGCGCTGCCGCTTGCGCGGGCCAGCGCGGCCGCCTCCTCCAGCGGGAAGCCGATGCGCAGCGGCAGCAGGGTCGGCTGCTTCGGATCGAGGACCTGGCTGCACAGGTCGACGCGCACCGCCGGCTCGGCCTTCGCGCCGGCGGCGATCAGGAGCGCGGTGTCGCCGAACTGGCGCAGGCCGACGCCGCCCCCGACCGGCACCTCGATGTGCATGCCGCCCAGCCAGGGCTGGAGGGCGGACAGGGCCGGCGTGTGCGAGGCGTCGGCGGCCAGCGCCAGGCGGCGCGCGTGCAGGCTCAGTGCCAGCGCGCCGAGCCCGATGAGCGCGGCCAGGGCGAGCGCCGCCCAGGGCAGGCGCAGGCGCAGCGCGGCGCCCTGCCCGACTTGCCGCGCAAGCCGCGGCGCAGCCAGCCGGGTTCCGGCGCGCAGATTGCGCGCGCGGCGCCGGGCGGTGCGTCGCGCGGCGAGCTGGTCGAGCATGGAGATGAGGATGCCTGTCATGCGCCTGTCCGGTAAGGGCGGCCCGGGCGGCCGCTCATGCGGACTTAGCGGAGGGCGGGCGAAAACACGCGTTCGCGCGGGCTTTTCGACAGGTCATTCCGTGTTTTTCGCGTCTCGTCGCAATCCGATGGAGCTTGCCGCGCGGCTCGCCTACAGTACACACATCGACAACCCGCCAACGCAAGGAGCCACATCATGAACATCCTCAAGAACATGGAAGCCGTCTTCCTCACCGCCGCCGTGCTCGCCGTCTCGGTCAGCCAGTTCGGCGGCCCGATCTCCGAAGCGCATGCCCGCAGCTACACCCCGGACGCTGCCGCCATCGCCACCTCGGGCAAGGTCGCCGTGGTGAACGTCACCGCCAAGCGCCTGAGCGCCGAAGAAAAGGCCGAGCTGCTGGCCGACGCCGCCGGGAGCCGCGGATGATGGCCCAGGGTCGCCGCGACCGCCTCGTGCGGCAAGCGGCGGCCCCTCAGCGCGTGTCCTTCCCCGCTGCCCCGCGCCAGCCCTGCTGAACTGTTTCAGTTGTAAGCATCTGCTTCAAAGCCCCCCGATCCACATCCCTCGGCGATATAGTGAGTCATCCGCTTTTGGATCTGGAGACCGAACATGAAAGCCACCCTCGCCCTTGCCGCCCTGATCGCCGCCGGCGCCGCCTTCGCCCCGCTGCCGTCGATGGCGCAAGCCCGTGTCGACGTCTACATCGGTTCGCCCCCGCCGGCGCCGATCTACGAACGCATCCCCGGCCCGCGCCACGGCTATGTCTGGGCGCCGGGCTACTGGGAATGGCGCGGCCATCGCCATGACTGGGTGCCGGGCCGCTACCTCGCCGCCCGCCCGGGTTACGTCTACGCCCCGCCGGCCTGGCGCCGTGGCCAAGGCGGCTGGTACATGGAGCCGGCGCGCTGGAACCGCCATGACCGCGACCGCGACGGCATTCCGGACCGCTACGAGCGCCACGGCTACGCCTCGCCCTACGCCGGCTCGGGCTACGAGCGCTGGGATCGTCCGCGCTACGACCGCGACCGCGACGGCATCCCCGATCGCTACGAGCGCCGTCACCGCGACACCGACCGCGACGGCGTGCCGAACCGCTATGACCGCGACCTCGACAACGACGGCGTGCGCAACGAATACGACCGCGACCGCGACGGCGACCGCGTGCCCAACCGCTACGACCAGCGTCCGAACAATCCCTACCGCTACTGATCGTCGCGGCGCATGAAACGACACAGGCCGCCCGGGCAACCGGGCGGCCTGTGCGTCTTCAGGAGACGGTGCGGCTCAGTGCTTCAGGTATTTGTCGAGGAAGGCCAGGATCTTCGCGCTGGCCTCGGCCTGGTTCTTCTTCTTCGAGAAACCGTGACCCTCGTCCGGGAACACGATGTACTCCACCGGCACCTGGCGCTTGCGCACCGCCTCCACGATCTCGTCGCTCTCGACCTTGATCACGCGCGGGTCGTTGGCGCCCTGGATCACCAGCAGCGGCTTGCGGATCTTATCGGCGTGGAACAGCGGCGAGGTCGCGGTCAGGAAGTCCTTGTCCTTCACCGGGTCGCCGATCTCGTCGTACAGGGCCTTGCGCTGGGCTTCCCAATACGGAGGGATGCTCTCCAGCGTGCGGATCCAGTTGCTGACCCCGAAGATGTCGATGCCGACCTTGAAGGCCTCGGGCCGGAAGGCCAGCGCCGCCAGCGTCATGTAGCCGCCATAGCTGCCGCCCATGATGCCGATCCGTTCCGGATCGATGTAGCCCTGGCTGGCCAGCCAGGTCTTGGCCTCGACGCAGTCCCACAGCGGTTCCAGGCCGTGCTTGCGGTCGTCGGCGCGGAAGAAGGTCTTGCCATAGCCCGAGCTGCCGCGGTTGTTGATGCCCAGGACCGCGTAGCCGTGGTTGACCAGGTACTGGATCTGGGCGTTATAGCCGCGCATGGTCTGTCCGCCCGGCCCTCCGTGCACGAAGACCACGGCCGGCACCTTGGCCGAGGGCGAGGCGCCCTTCGGCTTGTAGTAGATCGAGGGGATGACCATGCCGTCGAAGGAGCGGAAGCGCACCACTTCGGCCTCGACCAGGTCGTCCGGGTCGATGTCCTTGCTCAGGCTGCGCGTGAGCTGGGTGGTCTTGCCGTTCCTGAAGTCGTGCACGTAGAGATTGTTGGGCGAGCGGTCGCCGTTCAGGTAGAAGGCCATCAGCTTGCCGCTCGCGGAGAAGCTCACCTGGCGCAGCTCGCCGCCCGGCAGCCTGGGCATGGCCACCGGCTTGCCGTCCTCATGGACGCGCACGTCGATGCTGCCGTCGCGGTTCACCACGCTGACCCGGTGCCGGCCGTTGCGGGAATAATCGGTGCCCAGCAGGTCCCAGTCCGCCTTCGCGACTTCCTCCACCTTCCCGCTGGCCAGGTCGTAGGCCAGGATGCGCGCGAACTCGCCCTCGGCGTTGCTGGTGTAGAGCAGGCGCTTCGATTCGGGGTCGAAGCTCGCCGCCGAGTGGCTGGCCGGCCCGGTGTGCGGCGTGACATGGCGCATCTCGCGCGTCTTCAGGTTGACCACGTAGACGTCGCTGTCCGAGGTGGTGTTCGGCTTGTCCAGCGCCAGCCACTGGCCGTCGCGGCTGATGGCGGAGACCTGCATGCCGCTCTCGTTGCGGTAGACCATCTGGCGCGCGTAGGTGCCGGCGTCATAGAGGTAGACGTCGAAGAACTTCGGATCGCGCTCATTGGTGGCGAGGTAGAAGCCGCTGCCGTCCGGGCGCCAGCCGGCGAAGAGCGCACGGTGCTTGTCGCCCGGCGTCAGGTCGCGCTCGGTGCCGTCGAGTTCACGCACGTAGACGTGGTGCAGTTCGTTGCCTCCCTGGTCGCGCCGGAACAGGACCCGGTCGTCGTTGTAGAAATAGCCGATCGCATAGGTGCTGTCGGTGGTGGACCTGGTCAGCGCGCGCGGCGCGCCGCCGCCCACCGGCATCGTGTAGACGTTGAAGATGCCGGTCTCGTTGCTGCTGAACAGGATCTGCTTCTCGTCCTTGCTGAAGGTGGCGCCCGTCACCGAGGTCGTCGCCATGAACTGCTCGATCGTGTAGCGCTTGGGCGCCTTCTTGGCGCTCTTGGCGTTTTTCGCCGCCGGCGCCTTGGCCGGCGCTTCTGCCGCGTGGAGGGGTAGGACAAGGGCGCCGGCGAGGAAGGCGAGCAGGGAAAGACGCAAGGCGGGACGGGACGAGGGCATGAATGCTCCTGAGGGAAAGGGATGGGAACAGCCGTCCGAGTGTTGCAAAGCCCTCAACATGTGTCAATAGCCGGGAAACCGGTTATGCTCTCGCCATGATCGACCTCCCCACCCTGCAGGCCGCCGCGTTCAAGGCCGAACTGGCCGCCAGCCGCCAGCTGGCCGCGCGCGCCAAGATCAGCTTCGCCAGCGCCCTGCAGCACACCTTGCGCCTGCGCGCCGGCGCCGCCGGACTGGAACAGCTGCTGGCCAGCCGCCAGGCCGAACGCGCGCATGCGCAGCAGCGCGCCGAAGTGCGCGCCGCCGCCGCCCAGGCGTCGCGCCAGCGCCGCGCAAGCACGTCGACGGCCGCCTGGCAGGCCTGGTTCGACGGCTCGGCGCGTCCCAATCCGGGCCGCTGCACCATCGGCGCGGTGCTGACCGGCCCTGAAGGACAGCGGATCGCCATCTCGCAGGACGCCGGCCACGGCAACAGCAGCGAAGCGGAGTACCGCGCGCTGATCGCGCTGCTGCGCGCAGCCGTGCTGCACGGCGCCGCCGGGCTCGCGATCCACGGCGACAGCCAGGTCGTGATCGACGACGTGAACGCGCCCGAACCCGCCGCCGCGCCGTCCCTGCGCAGCTACCGCAAAGAAGCGCGCGCCCTGCTCGCGCGCCTGCCCGGCGCCCGCCTGGTCTGGGTGCCGCGCCATAAGAACCTCGACGCCGACGCGCTCTCCCGGCGCGCCGCCCTCTTTCCCAGCCCCGACACCACGGAAACGGAATACCCCGCATGACAGAAGTCCCGCAAGACCTGGCCGGCTGGCGCACCAAGCTGGCCGCCCTGGCCGCCGGCGCCGCCGGCAACGACGGCGCCCACGACGCCAACCACCTCGACCGCGTGTGGCGCAACGCCCAGGCCCTGTTGCCCCACCATCCCGAAGCCGACAAGCTGGTGGTGCTGGCCGCCTGCTACCTGCACGACCTGGTCAACCTGCCCAAGAACCATCCCGAGCGCGCCCAGGCTTCGCGCCGCTCGGCGCAACTCGCGCGCCATCAGCTGGGATGGATGGGCTTCCCCGCCGACAAGCTGGACGCGGTGGCCCATGCGATCGAGGCGCACAGCTTCTCGGCCGCGATTCCCGCCGAGAGCATCGAAGCCAGGATCGTCCAGGACGCCGACCGCCTCGACGCCCTCGGCGCCGTCGGCCTGGCGCGCATGTTCTACATCGCCGGCATGATGGGCAGCAGCCTGGCCCATCCGGACGACCCGCTGGCCGAGCGCCGCGCCGCCGACGACAAGTCCTATTCGCTCGACCATATCGCGGTCAAGCTGGCGACCTTGCCGGGCAAGATGCAGACCGAGGGCGGCCGCAAGCTCGGGCTGGAGCGTCTGGCGTATCTCGAATCCTTCCGCGCGGCCTTCGCCGCCGAATGGCTGGGCAAGCCGACCGGAGAAGCTTGATTCTTGCCTCTTCAGCAATGCTAAGATAGGCGGACCGCAACCCGCCCGAGGTGTCCATGTCCAGTCCGACCACGCTTGAGAAGTCCAGCACCTGGAGCCTGAACTTCGTCCTGGTCTGCATCTTCATCGACATGCTCGGCATTGGCCTGATCGTCCCCGTGATGCCCCTGATGGTGGGCCAGTTCGTCGAAGGCAAGGAGCAACAGGCCCTGTGGTTCGGGGTGCTGGCCACCACCTTCGGCCTGCTGCAGTTCCTGTGCATGCCGGCCCTCGGCGCGCTGAGCGACCGCATCGGCCGCCGGCCGGTGCTGCTGTATTCGATGGGCGGGATGGCCCTCAACTTCCTGATCACCGCCTGGGCGCCCAGCCTGGCCTGGCTGTTCGTCGGCCGCATCATCGGCGGCATGTCCTCGGCCAGCATGTCGGTGGCCTCGGCCTACGCCTCCGACATCTCGACCCACGAGAACCGCGCCAAGAGCTTCGGCAAGATCGGCGCCGCCTTCGGCCTGGGCTTCATCTGCGGCCCGATGCTGGGCGGCCTGCTGGGCGACGCCGGCCTGCACCTGCCCTTCTACGTGGCGGCCGCGCTGTCCTTCGCCAACCTGGTGTACGGCTGGTTCATGGTGCCCGAGTCGCTGCCGCCCGGCCGGCGCGCGCCGCTCAAGCTGGCGCGCCTGAATCCCCTCGCCGCCCTGCTGCGCCTGGTGGGCCGGCGCGACATCCGCGGCCTGGTGGTGGTCTTCACCCTGGTCACCTTCGCCCAGATGATGCTGCAATCGACCTGGGTGCTGTACACCACCTTCCGCTTTGACTGGACGCCGCGCGACAACGGCATCGCCATGTTCTGCGTCGGCCTGGCGTCGGCCGTGGTGCAGGCCGGACTGCTGGCCTTCCTGATCCGGCGTCTTGGCGAGGTGCGCCTGGCCCTGCTGGGCCTGGCCTCGGGCGCGGTGACCTACATGCTGTACGGCCTGGCCACGCGCGGCTGGATGATGTACGTCTTCATCCTGTGCAACCTGCTGGCCTTCGCCGCCGGGCCGGCCCTGCAGGGCATCGTGTCCAAGGCCACGCCGCCCGAGCAGCAGGGCGAACTGATGGGCTCCCTGCAATCGATCAGCAGCCTGGGCGTGATCGTCACCCCGCTGGTCGGCACGGCCATCCTGGGCGCCGCCAGCCACCTGCCGGCGAACGACTGGCGGATCGGCAGCACCTTCTTCCTGTGCGCGGCCATGCAGGTGGTGGCGATCTTCGTCGCGCGGCGTTACTTCCGCGCCCACCGCGCCGCCGCATGAGCGGCGCGGTGCTGGCCGCCGTGCTGTGCGCCGCCCTGCTGCACGCCGCCTGGAACGCGGCGATCAAGACCGAAGCCGACAAGCTGCTCGCCACCCTCGCCGTCACCAGCGGCGCCGCCCTGCTGGGTGCAGCAGCCCTGCCCTTCCTGCCCGCCCCCGCGGCGGCGAGCTGGCCCTTCATCGCCGCGTCCAGCCTGCTCCAGGTGGCCTACTACCTGCTGCTGTCGGCCACTTACCGCGAGACCGACATCAGCCACGCCTATCCCTTGATGCGCGGCGCCGCGCCGGTGCTGGTGGCGCTCGCCAACGCGGGCAACGAAGCCCTGCAGCCGGCGCAGGTGCTGGCGATCGGCCTGGTATGCGCCGGCGGGCTGGTGATCTTCCTCGGCGGCGGCGGCCTGCGCGCGCGCCGTCGCGGCACGGCGCTGGCGCTGGCGACGGCGCTGGTGATCGCCGCCTACACCCTGGTCGACGGCCTCGGCGTGCGCCGTTCGGGCGCCCCGGCGGCCTACACCGCCTGGCTGTTCCTGCTCACCGGGGTGCTCGCCCCGCTCGCCTGCCGGCGCCGGGCCGGCGGGCGCCTCGCGGCCTATCTTGCGGCCAGGCCGCTGGTCGCCCTCGGCGGCGGGGCGGCGACTGCCGCTTCCTACGGCATCGCGCTGTGGGCCATGACCCTGGCGCCGGTTGCGGTGGTGGCCGCGCTGCGCGAGACCTCGATCGTCTTCGCCGTGGCCATCGCCGCCTGGGTGCTGCGTGAGCGCGTCGCGCGCGAACGCATCGCCGGCGCGCTCCTGATCGCCGCCGGCGCGGCCGCCCTGCGCCTGGGCTGAGGCCTCAGAACGTCATTTCCAGGTTGGCGCGCAGCGACACGCTTTTCGGATAATGCCAGCCGCGCTTCTCGACGCCGGAGGCCGGATCGGCATAAGTCAGGTCCCAGGCGTTGGCTTCGGCCAGCAGGTTGGCGGCGCTCAGCCGCAGCAGGAGCTTCGGATTGAAGGTCCAGGCGGCGTAGGCTTCGAGCTCGGTGTGGGCGTAGCGGTAGAAAGTGCGGTTCGCCGTCACCCGGATCCGGCCGCCGCGCCGGTGCGCCAGGCTGGCGCCGGCCGCCAGCGGCCCCGTCTTGTAGTCGAGGCCGAGGTTGGCCGACAAGGGGATCTGCTGCTCCATGCGGTTGTCCGGCCCCGGCACCGAATCGACCTCGGACCAATGGCGGCTGACGCTGGCCCGCAGCTCGATCGCCGGCGCGTCCTCCAGCAGCGCCTTGAGCGGGAACCTAGTCTCGAGCTCGAGGCTGCGCAGGCTCGCGCGGTCCTCGTTGACCGGCGTGAAGATCCAGCGCAGGCCGTCGAAGTAGATGCGGTTGCTGGTGTAGTCCTCGATGCGCCGCAGCGAGCCGCTGAGCGAGACCATGGCGCCTTCGGCCCAGTAGTGCTCCCAGGCGGCGTCGAGGCCCCAGGCCAGTTCCGGCTTGAGGTTCGGATTGCCCTGGTAATCGGCTTCGGTGGCGCTGTTGTTCTCCCAGGCGGAGCGGCGCGGCACGATGCTGTCCAGTTCCGGCGCCTTGTAGGTGCGGCTCAGGGCCAGGCGCAGCTGGTCGGACCTGCCCTCTTCGCCCGGCAGCTTCCACAGGGTCTGCACGATCGGGCTCAGCACGCTGGAGCGCACCGTGGTCGGCACCACGCTGCTGCCGATCACCCGGGTGCGCACGCCCTCCCAGCGCGTGCCCAGGTAGACCGAGAGCCGCGGGTTGAGGGTCCACTCGTCCTGCACGTAGAGCGCGGCGCGGCCGATCCGGGCGCGGAAGTCTTCGTCCAGCAAGAAGCCCGGCGGGAACACCCGCACCCGGTCGCGCTCGGCGCGGATGTCGGAACTGGCGCTGAACCCGAGGTCCCAGCCCAGCGCCAGCAGATGGCCGCCGTCCAGGGTGCGCGTGGCCTTGCCGGTCGACTTCAGGCCGCGCACGTGGCTGTCGGACAGCGTGCTGCCGTCGCTCTCGGGCTCGCCGGCGGCGTCCCTGCCGAGGCGCCACACGAACATCTTGCGCGAAGACCACTCGGCGCTCAGCTTGGCCTCCAACTTGGTGCCGGAAGCCAGGCTGCGGGTCCAGTCCAGGCTGGTCTTGAGCAGGCGGTCATCGAACTCGCCATGGGTGTGCAGGTCCGGCGCCTGCGGCGGCG of Massilia sp. KIM contains these proteins:
- a CDS encoding ribonuclease HI family protein — translated: MIDLPTLQAAAFKAELAASRQLAARAKISFASALQHTLRLRAGAAGLEQLLASRQAERAHAQQRAEVRAAAAQASRQRRASTSTAAWQAWFDGSARPNPGRCTIGAVLTGPEGQRIAISQDAGHGNSSEAEYRALIALLRAAVLHGAAGLAIHGDSQVVIDDVNAPEPAAAPSLRSYRKEARALLARLPGARLVWVPRHKNLDADALSRRAALFPSPDTTETEYPA
- a CDS encoding EamA family transporter, which produces MSGAVLAAVLCAALLHAAWNAAIKTEADKLLATLAVTSGAALLGAAALPFLPAPAAASWPFIAASSLLQVAYYLLLSATYRETDISHAYPLMRGAAPVLVALANAGNEALQPAQVLAIGLVCAGGLVIFLGGGGLRARRRGTALALATALVIAAYTLVDGLGVRRSGAPAAYTAWLFLLTGVLAPLACRRRAGGRLAAYLAARPLVALGGGAATAASYGIALWAMTLAPVAVVAALRETSIVFAVAIAAWVLRERVARERIAGALLIAAGAAALRLG
- a CDS encoding HD domain-containing protein encodes the protein MTEVPQDLAGWRTKLAALAAGAAGNDGAHDANHLDRVWRNAQALLPHHPEADKLVVLAACYLHDLVNLPKNHPERAQASRRSAQLARHQLGWMGFPADKLDAVAHAIEAHSFSAAIPAESIEARIVQDADRLDALGAVGLARMFYIAGMMGSSLAHPDDPLAERRAADDKSYSLDHIAVKLATLPGKMQTEGGRKLGLERLAYLESFRAAFAAEWLGKPTGEA
- a CDS encoding S9 family peptidase, which gives rise to MPSSRPALRLSLLAFLAGALVLPLHAAEAPAKAPAAKNAKSAKKAPKRYTIEQFMATTSVTGATFSKDEKQILFSSNETGIFNVYTMPVGGGAPRALTRSTTDSTYAIGYFYNDDRVLFRRDQGGNELHHVYVRELDGTERDLTPGDKHRALFAGWRPDGSGFYLATNERDPKFFDVYLYDAGTYARQMVYRNESGMQVSAISRDGQWLALDKPNTTSDSDVYVVNLKTREMRHVTPHTGPASHSAASFDPESKRLLYTSNAEGEFARILAYDLASGKVEEVAKADWDLLGTDYSRNGRHRVSVVNRDGSIDVRVHEDGKPVAMPRLPGGELRQVSFSASGKLMAFYLNGDRSPNNLYVHDFRNGKTTQLTRSLSKDIDPDDLVEAEVVRFRSFDGMVIPSIYYKPKGASPSAKVPAVVFVHGGPGGQTMRGYNAQIQYLVNHGYAVLGINNRGSSGYGKTFFRADDRKHGLEPLWDCVEAKTWLASQGYIDPERIGIMGGSYGGYMTLAALAFRPEAFKVGIDIFGVSNWIRTLESIPPYWEAQRKALYDEIGDPVKDKDFLTATSPLFHADKIRKPLLVIQGANDPRVIKVESDEIVEAVRKRQVPVEYIVFPDEGHGFSKKKNQAEASAKILAFLDKYLKH
- a CDS encoding YXWGXW repeat-containing protein, which codes for MKATLALAALIAAGAAFAPLPSMAQARVDVYIGSPPPAPIYERIPGPRHGYVWAPGYWEWRGHRHDWVPGRYLAARPGYVYAPPAWRRGQGGWYMEPARWNRHDRDRDGIPDRYERHGYASPYAGSGYERWDRPRYDRDRDGIPDRYERRHRDTDRDGVPNRYDRDLDNDGVRNEYDRDRDGDRVPNRYDQRPNNPYRY
- a CDS encoding TonB-dependent siderophore receptor codes for the protein MALPYPRFLAVLVAGLCAQASAQDQGVKAGVQQVEVKGGAYDPRRDDTAARIVVGREDIARYGDGSLAEVLKRIPGVTVTSTGGRSTEIRMRGLGGGYTQILLDGERAPAGFSIDNLAPELIERIEVLRVATAEFSTESVAGTINIVLRKTPRKREREFKLGQLLASDFHGPSFSTQVAERGERSSWSFTASGNHDSMSRDWSGYQENVRPDGVTDLLRTTYTPEHGSMNRLNLSPRINWTLEDGDTLAWETLFNSSSFRNHGHARITTYLGAPPQAPDLHTHGEFDDRLLKTSLDWTRSLASGTKLEAKLSAEWSSRKMFVWRLGRDAAGEPESDGSTLSDSHVRGLKSTGKATRTLDGGHLLALGWDLGFSASSDIRAERDRVRVFPPGFLLDEDFRARIGRAALYVQDEWTLNPRLSVYLGTRWEGVRTRVIGSSVVPTTVRSSVLSPIVQTLWKLPGEEGRSDQLRLALSRTYKAPELDSIVPRRSAWENNSATEADYQGNPNLKPELAWGLDAAWEHYWAEGAMVSLSGSLRRIEDYTSNRIYFDGLRWIFTPVNEDRASLRSLELETRFPLKALLEDAPAIELRASVSRHWSEVDSVPGPDNRMEQQIPLSANLGLDYKTGPLAAGASLAHRRGGRIRVTANRTFYRYAHTELEAYAAWTFNPKLLLRLSAANLLAEANAWDLTYADPASGVEKRGWHYPKSVSLRANLEMTF
- a CDS encoding penicillin-binding transpeptidase domain-containing protein produces the protein MTGILISMLDQLAARRTARRRARNLRAGTRLAAPRLARQVGQGAALRLRLPWAALALAALIGLGALALSLHARRLALAADASHTPALSALQPWLGGMHIEVPVGGGVGLRQFGDTALLIAAGAKAEPAVRVDLCSQVLDPKQPTLLPLRIGFPLEEAAALARASGSAPRTVLLGAPGSSMPRVTLSGKAAAGADPGLSIAWKGSAGTAWVSDATGGRVVRAAEGAAPLGRSGWLAWQGEALRFLRRPSRACPEAGELLVQRYLPDPASLAPALLQAFAPGAEPVALRLAPGSYRVPATPAPGMEDQALFEQLRARGLLRLNRDGLAELAPRDLVAWHAADPGARAPLPGWEHLHLDQGDRRLLERLYYRADGAYLREQVRIFNSERRLLAWRLRPSNPIPFQALLSGAPAGVAEGLPVAAMRLFARLPEGWAPWNRVADWDAGRGGQRVRLSAPAGGAPVELLLAGRVLAVEGARASIAGACEGRACPDAGAVQHLILTPEPGAARIGLEVAPLDLAALSGGSDAAYRHLRLDGGRLAWYPVPAAAGGAAPGRAPVRLLDREGKPLWGDGQPASAALEAGLGPLLGVHRAHAGSVAGMLARLGGSAHEARLSLDLALQGQAQAVLDCIGLREGRWDGRACAGGRAPPAGRQAGLVLLDAEQGDILAAASSAQGEADPARWPELRDFDRADPARSPLRIPAFQHDGGAWRAPGSTFKVVTALGLEAAARRDPRLDALLSGMPLAEIDRLAQTGGYAFRSASARYPEGGAGAHVTNFREQQAASRADAGRLGLGQALAYSVNTWFAWSAELSDRTLLGQPEGGVPGARELEAGAFASLRPVDAMARRLGFGSALRLDGGLLPADYRWAEWDALQASASQLDPVLTRHELRQMAIGLRMQATPLQMAMVAGAVGQGRAVAPRLLLELDGRAAREGRGEALGVRLDRVRAGMKGVIERGTAAGVFRAPAFDRLRPGLFGKTGTAPTGADGLATVWFMGWLEPGSLPGQTRRLAFASFVSHSAATGGAHAAPLVAALLQHMEQQSGEQKGK
- a CDS encoding MFS transporter, with the translated sequence MSSPTTLEKSSTWSLNFVLVCIFIDMLGIGLIVPVMPLMVGQFVEGKEQQALWFGVLATTFGLLQFLCMPALGALSDRIGRRPVLLYSMGGMALNFLITAWAPSLAWLFVGRIIGGMSSASMSVASAYASDISTHENRAKSFGKIGAAFGLGFICGPMLGGLLGDAGLHLPFYVAAALSFANLVYGWFMVPESLPPGRRAPLKLARLNPLAALLRLVGRRDIRGLVVVFTLVTFAQMMLQSTWVLYTTFRFDWTPRDNGIAMFCVGLASAVVQAGLLAFLIRRLGEVRLALLGLASGAVTYMLYGLATRGWMMYVFILCNLLAFAAGPALQGIVSKATPPEQQGELMGSLQSISSLGVIVTPLVGTAILGAASHLPANDWRIGSTFFLCAAMQVVAIFVARRYFRAHRAAA